Below is a window of Armatimonadota bacterium DNA.
AGGCTCGACAGTCGGCCCTTCGCGGGGCGCTTTAACGACGACCGGTCCCTCTGGAGCTTTTCGATCCAGCGCTGAAAAGCGACCGCTCCAGGTGCCAGGACGAAGGGATAGGCCGGTGCCAGATAATTGACCCGGGACTTTCCGTTGACGAGAAGGATCACAAGGACCGTCAGGAAACAGAGGGACAATGGCGCCCATCTCCTGTCTTTGAACCCGAACGCGACTCCAAGGACGATGACAGGCAAGGCCAGGACGTTCATGACGACGGCCTGCTGCGCGAAGAACGCCCAGATCGGGATCGGCACCAACTTGTGTTCCTGTGCGTTACGGACGAATTCCAGGGTCGGCCAACCGTGCTGGGCTTGCCAGGCCAGGTGCGGCGCAGCCAAGAGGAGCAGGACGGCGACGGCCACCCACGGCCCCGGCCTTGCGAGAAGTCGGCGGTACGGGGTGACGAGAAGGGCCACGCCGAGGCCGGCGAAGAGCCAGAGGATGCTCGCCTTGTTCAGGAACCCGACGCCCATCATCGCGCCCAGGGCGATCCAGCGCGTCAGGTGCGGGACGCCACGGCCGTCAAGGGTCGACGCTTCCTGGCAGATCCCGATGACGATCACGACGATCCCCGCCCAGATCATGATGTCGAAGGCGTTCATCGTGTACATGGAGAAGATCACCAGGTACATGCCCGACAGTAACGGGCAGACCCCGGCGAGCCAGATTCCCCAACCTTGAGCACCGAGACGCCGGGCCGACTCCATGACGAGTGCGACCGTGGCTCCAGAGGCCAGCGCGACGGGCAGACGGATGGCGGCGAGGCTGTCACCCAGAAGGGAGACCGTTGCCTTCAGCAGGAAGACGCTGAGTGGAGGGTGGTCGACGTAACCCCAGTCGAGCCGTTTCGCACAGGCCAGATAGTAGAGTTCGTCGCGGAAATATCCGTAGTTCTGAATACAGAGGAGATGGGCCAGTAGCGCCAATCCCGGCAGGACAAGGAACGCGAGCTTCTCTGCCCGGGTCATCAAACCCTTCTCCTCCATGACCGAATGAACGATGTTGGCCCATGTCAGGGTGCGGGACAAGGGCCGTTTGGCCGCACGTGAAGCGATTCGGCCTTGGCGGGCGTAGTATCCTTGACTTCTGCCCGTTCGAGGCCCCACGTTTCGACATGAAACCGCCCGACGACACCCTTTCCTCTCACCTTCGACCGGAAGGCGGGGT
It encodes the following:
- a CDS encoding glycosyltransferase family 39 protein — translated: MSRTLTWANIVHSVMEEKGLMTRAEKLAFLVLPGLALLAHLLCIQNYGYFRDELYYLACAKRLDWGYVDHPPLSVFLLKATVSLLGDSLAAIRLPVALASGATVALVMESARRLGAQGWGIWLAGVCPLLSGMYLVIFSMYTMNAFDIMIWAGIVVIVIGICQEASTLDGRGVPHLTRWIALGAMMGVGFLNKASILWLFAGLGVALLVTPYRRLLARPGPWVAVAVLLLLAAPHLAWQAQHGWPTLEFVRNAQEHKLVPIPIWAFFAQQAVVMNVLALPVIVLGVAFGFKDRRWAPLSLCFLTVLVILLVNGKSRVNYLAPAYPFVLAPGAVAFQRWIEKLQRDRSSLKRPAKGRLSSLWTTMEARYGGVPGLVFGAYAMTTAFYVPLGLPWLPPPAMVSLIESMPVQPPVEEKGPKSPMQGWADMFGWQELADTVKAVQSHLPPGTPAVAYNYGEAAALEHYGVGPVMCGHNAYWMWGHGSWDGKTAVFVNRWPEDVKQMFEVFEPVAKVHAPYAVPEQNESPVWVARGLKVPVSVFWQRIRKYL